ATTCACCGGCTTGACCAGCAGGTCTTCAATGCCCGCAGCCTGCGCGCCCTGCACCACCTCTTCGCGCCCGTACGCCGTCACCAAAATCGGCTTGGGGCTGGACGGCAAGCCCAGCGCAGTGATGGCGCGCGCGGTTTGCAACCCGTCCATGCCCGGCATCTGCCAGTCCAGCATGGCGATGTCAAACGGGTAGCCCCCGGCGGCCGCGTCGCGCACTGCCGCCACCGCCTTGGCCCCCGAGTCCACCGCGGCCACCTCAAAGCCCATGCTGCGCAGCATGTCCACCAGCACCAGCGCGGCGTGGGCGTTGTCGTCCACCACCAGCACGCGCCGGCCCCGCATGTCCAGGTCGGCCAGCGCCGGGCGCTGGATTTCTTCGCCCAGGCCGAGCTGGGCGGTGAACCAGAAGGTGGAGCCTTGGCCGTAGGTGCTGTCCACGCCGACCGTGCCGCCCATGGCTTCGGCCAGGGCTTTGCTGATGGCCAGGCCCAGCCCGGTGCCGCCGTATTTGCGGGTGATGGAGCTGTCGGCCTGCTGGAAGCTTTGGAACAGGCGGCCGATTTGTTCTTCGGTCAGGCCGATGCCGGTGTCGCGCACGTCAAAGCGCAGCACGGCGCTGTCGGCAGAGCCCGCCTGCAGCCGCACGGCCATGCTGATTTCGCCGCGTTCGGTGAATTTGATGGCGTTGTTGGCAAAGTTGATGAGCACCTGGCCCAGGCGCAGCGGGTCGCCGCGCAGGCTTTGCGGTACGTCGGGGGCCACGTCGCAGACCAGCTCCAGGCCTTTGGCGGCGGCTTTCTCGGCCACCACGTTGGCCACGTTTTCCAGCAGTTTGTCCAGCGCGAAGGGCAGGTTTTCGATGGAGAGTTTGCCGGCTTCGACCTTGGAGAAGTCCAGGATGTCGTTGATCACGCCCAGCAGGTGCTGGCCGGACTGGCGGATCTTGGCCACGTAGTCGCGCTGGCGCGGGTTCAGCTCGGTCTTCAAGGCCAGGTAGGACATGCCGATGATGGCGTTCATGGGGGTGCGGATTTCATGGCTCATGTTGGCCAGGAAGTCGGTTTTGAAGCGGTTGGCTTCTTCGGCCAGGTCTTTGGCCCGGCGCAGTTCGGCTTCGGCGTGTTTGCGCTCGCTGATGTCTTCCAGCACCCAGATGGCGGCCTCTTCAAAGGCGGCCACCTCCAGGCGCTGGCCCACTAGGCGGCCGTCAAACCGGCTGCCGTCGGCACGGCACAAGCTGCGCTCCTGCACCACGCGCCGACCCAGGGCGAGTGCGTCGTCGACGTCGGTATGGAAGGCCATGTGCTCCTGGGGCGTGGCAAACAGCATGGCAAAGGTGCGCACCACGCCATCGTCCAGGTGCAGGCCGGGCAGACCGACGATGGCGGCAAACCCGGCGTTGCACTGGCGGATCTGCCCGTCGGCCCAAAAGACCAGGCCCGAGGGGATGTTGTCAAAAATCACCTGCTGCTGTTGCGTCACTTCGTGCAGCCGGTTTTCGCGCTCCTTGATGCCGTCAATCACCTGCAGGTAGCCGGTGGACAGCACCGAGCCGTCGGGCAGCGCCCGCGGTACCGACGCGCAGTGCACCCAGTGCACCTGGCCATCGGGGCGGCGGATGCGGAAGTCGCACGCAAACACCTGCATGGCCTGCAAGGCATCGGTGGAGGCGCGCAGCATCTCGTCCCGGTCGTCCTCGTGCACCGGGGCGCTCATGGCCTGGGCATCCTGCAGCACGGTGGCAGCGGAAATCCCCAAAATCTCTTCCACCCGGCTGCTGATGTAGGTGTAGCGGCTGCGCCCATCCGGGAAGCGCTGCAGGCGGTACACCGCCAAAGGCAGGGCCGCCGTGATTTCAGACAGGTCATCTTGCGCAGCCCGCTGCACGGCCTCGGTCTCCAGCTTGGCACCGGCCTCCAGCAGGCGCAGTTGCTGGGC
This sequence is a window from Rhodoferax sp. WC2427. Protein-coding genes within it:
- a CDS encoding response regulator, with product MTRSSKLLALLVAVLVSVYAAIAVFQYSQQEGLSQVSRRIDRDVVWNVVQLEVEYFRLAGALDARLLGSETLNDEDLQLRYDLFYSRVTSLDLGQSAILLQNQDLLKSVRMAIREFLVVANPVFDRDAAHLPTPEQLRMVQARLAELRDPIRGLSLESSQSSSAMVDRRTVEVQRQVATTRWLTIFQGLLTLGLVVALYLQYRQREAAGALAQAQQLRLLEAGAKLETEAVQRAAQDDLSEITAALPLAVYRLQRFPDGRSRYTYISSRVEEILGISAATVLQDAQAMSAPVHEDDRDEMLRASTDALQAMQVFACDFRIRRPDGQVHWVHCASVPRALPDGSVLSTGYLQVIDGIKERENRLHEVTQQQQVIFDNIPSGLVFWADGQIRQCNAGFAAIVGLPGLHLDDGVVRTFAMLFATPQEHMAFHTDVDDALALGRRVVQERSLCRADGSRFDGRLVGQRLEVAAFEEAAIWVLEDISERKHAEAELRRAKDLAEEANRFKTDFLANMSHEIRTPMNAIIGMSYLALKTELNPRQRDYVAKIRQSGQHLLGVINDILDFSKVEAGKLSIENLPFALDKLLENVANVVAEKAAAKGLELVCDVAPDVPQSLRGDPLRLGQVLINFANNAIKFTERGEISMAVRLQAGSADSAVLRFDVRDTGIGLTEEQIGRLFQSFQQADSSITRKYGGTGLGLAISKALAEAMGGTVGVDSTYGQGSTFWFTAQLGLGEEIQRPALADLDMRGRRVLVVDDNAHAALVLVDMLRSMGFEVAAVDSGAKAVAAVRDAAAGGYPFDIAMLDWQMPGMDGLQTARAITALGLPSSPKPILVTAYGREEVVQGAQAAGIEDLLVKPVNASLLFNTMLGAMGRGTLNGAGMGGHDTAGLALEAMAPLSGARILLVEDNELNQQVACELLFEAGCVVEIADNGQIAVDMVAQTHQDTGLGYDLVLMDMQMPVMDGVTATRLLRQDHRNADLPIVAMTANAMAADRQRCLDAGMNDFVTKPIEPEELWQALAQWIAPHSGLGAVPHASATPAPAKAPHTEAAMEGLRRIPGLDVAQGLRRIMGKQPLYLDMLRKFAAGQARAVADLLHSLDRNDLASAERTAHTLKGVAGNIGASLLQASAAQLERAIHLQQPRAEIQALAEHTAQLLGPLVRALDRQLPAAPPAVVATATSFDAAEADAICIRLASLLREDDAESIELLQEHATLLQQVLRGTYVEIETAVARYDFETALERLEQAR